Proteins co-encoded in one Nitrospirota bacterium genomic window:
- a CDS encoding glycosyltransferase: MDEQPIVTIVTPSFNTVQYLERTIQSVLEQDYPHIEYIVMDAGSTDGTLDVIRKYENRIAQWVSEPDRGQSHAINKGWACGHGSILAWLNADDRYASPTTVREAVEYLQAHPEVMMVHGQAKLEDTSGNLIGVKGVAFNMLSMLCSSSSGIIQPSVFVRRAALDKVGNVDEDLHYKMDGDLWLRIALHFPVGFVPHVWARIIVHPTMKSNAPQAHLEVLKVTRKFYDLVGLPPEVHKVRRQAFALAYIRHARGNMMLGRHLDARLDLFQAIRLYPGVLRLHRSLVIQGLLGERVNTALRFFKSRYRAFLINFAEAN, translated from the coding sequence ATGGACGAACAACCGATTGTAACCATTGTGACGCCATCTTTTAATACGGTTCAGTACCTAGAACGAACAATTCAATCTGTGCTGGAGCAGGATTATCCGCACATTGAGTATATCGTTATGGATGCGGGTTCCACCGATGGCACATTAGATGTGATTCGCAAGTACGAGAATCGTATTGCACAATGGGTTAGTGAACCAGATCGCGGACAGAGTCACGCGATCAACAAGGGTTGGGCGTGTGGACATGGTAGCATTCTGGCTTGGCTCAACGCCGATGATCGGTATGCTTCGCCAACGACTGTTAGGGAAGCAGTTGAGTATTTGCAAGCGCACCCAGAAGTAATGATGGTTCATGGGCAAGCCAAGTTGGAAGACACTAGCGGCAATCTAATAGGAGTCAAAGGGGTCGCCTTCAACATGCTCAGTATGCTGTGTTCTTCCAGTTCCGGCATAATCCAACCTTCAGTTTTCGTGCGGCGAGCGGCATTGGACAAAGTTGGGAATGTAGATGAGGATTTGCACTATAAAATGGATGGTGATCTATGGCTGCGTATTGCGCTCCATTTCCCGGTGGGATTTGTACCGCATGTGTGGGCGCGAATTATTGTGCATCCGACGATGAAGAGCAATGCTCCCCAAGCACACCTCGAGGTGCTGAAAGTAACGCGCAAATTCTATGATCTTGTAGGGTTACCTCCTGAAGTCCATAAGGTGCGTCGCCAGGCATTTGCTTTGGCGTATATTCGGCATGCTCGTGGAAATATGATGTTAGGGAGACATTTGGACGCGCGTTTGGATTTGTTTCAAGCGATACGGCTATACCCAGGAGTGTTGCGACTGCACCGTTCATTAGTCATCCAGGGATTACTTGGTGAGAGAGTAAATACAGCGTTGCGTTTCTTCAAATCCAGGTATCGGGCGTTTTTGATAAATTTTGCCGAGGCTAATTAG
- a CDS encoding class I SAM-dependent methyltransferase: protein MHQIKIDEITYHPSSIVDPNGRLFEWQGQLFRAIDAEHAPFYRSLFTKGVFDHLENKGLVIQTQIEPLSVEGFDIVLKHQKVPFVSYPYEWAGTMLRDAALLLLDLNGELADFGLTTQDAHPWNILFNGTKPVFVDVGSIIPLRSPNSWKPQWEFLRCFLRPLYLFSINENRLARLLMRDYAGVSEGDLAHIGRPTFGRAFRDLKQRATATFKDQVKNNEQLFRLAKMTRDLSRHGEPTGTPQSSSPIDQLRALRRRIENMDFPIQKTQWSDYYSRAPFPSLSDQTDWTAKNKSVFEIVNELNPTTVLDVASNRGWFSQMSAKHGSQVVALDNDEVAISMLYRDAKQRGDAIFPVVMDILNPSPGYGWIGRGWALPATDRLKCELVLALALVHHLVFKSTIPMKFAHIVDLLGSFAKKWLLVEFIPPEDSYVSSWVNEKYSWYTLDNFICALEKEFHVVRQLESYPAPRVILLCRRNGE from the coding sequence ATGCACCAAATCAAAATTGACGAAATAACCTATCATCCTTCCTCTATTGTTGACCCCAATGGGAGACTATTTGAATGGCAAGGTCAGTTATTCCGTGCTATTGATGCAGAACATGCACCTTTTTATCGGTCTCTTTTTACTAAGGGGGTATTTGACCATCTTGAAAATAAAGGGTTAGTAATTCAGACGCAAATCGAACCACTCAGTGTGGAAGGTTTTGATATAGTTCTCAAACATCAGAAGGTCCCATTTGTATCATATCCATATGAATGGGCCGGGACAATGCTACGGGACGCGGCTTTACTCCTTCTTGATTTGAATGGAGAGCTTGCCGATTTTGGTTTAACAACTCAAGATGCTCATCCATGGAATATCCTATTCAATGGAACTAAACCAGTTTTTGTTGATGTTGGTTCCATTATACCTTTGCGGTCCCCCAATTCATGGAAACCACAATGGGAATTTCTACGTTGTTTTCTACGTCCATTATATCTTTTTTCCATTAATGAGAATAGATTGGCGCGTCTACTCATGCGTGATTATGCTGGAGTGTCTGAGGGTGACCTAGCTCATATTGGGAGACCGACGTTCGGCAGAGCATTTCGCGATCTGAAGCAGCGTGCAACAGCAACCTTCAAGGATCAGGTTAAAAATAACGAACAGCTATTTCGATTGGCAAAGATGACCCGCGATTTGTCACGGCATGGGGAACCGACGGGCACCCCCCAAAGCTCATCTCCGATAGACCAGTTACGTGCACTTAGAAGGCGAATTGAAAACATGGATTTTCCCATCCAGAAAACGCAATGGTCAGACTATTACTCTAGGGCACCATTTCCTTCGCTATCTGATCAAACAGATTGGACTGCAAAGAACAAGTCGGTGTTTGAGATAGTTAATGAACTAAACCCAACCACAGTTCTTGATGTAGCTAGCAATCGTGGATGGTTTTCGCAAATGTCTGCGAAACATGGTAGTCAGGTCGTTGCTCTTGATAATGATGAGGTTGCGATAAGTATGCTTTATCGTGACGCTAAACAAAGAGGAGATGCTATTTTTCCAGTTGTAATGGATATACTAAATCCTTCACCTGGGTATGGGTGGATAGGGCGTGGCTGGGCATTACCAGCTACGGATCGTTTGAAATGTGAGTTAGTACTGGCGCTTGCCTTAGTCCATCATCTTGTATTTAAATCCACTATACCAATGAAGTTCGCGCATATAGTCGATCTATTGGGATCCTTTGCAAAAAAATGGTTGTTGGTTGAGTTCATTCCACCGGAAGACAGTTATGTATCTTCTTGGGTTAATGAAAAGTATAGTTGGTATACTCTTGACAATTTTATCTGCGCTTTAGAAAAAGAGTTTCATGTGGTTCGTCAACTTGAGTCATATCCCGCTCCCCGAGTCATATTGTTGTGCCGACGAAACGGCGAATGA
- a CDS encoding ABC transporter ATP-binding protein has product MSDVAIRVDKLGKQYRIGKSQAGYQTFRESISGALVAPLRRLQRIGKPNTQPETIWALKDVSFEIKRGEVVGIIGRNGAGKSTLLKILSRVTEPTEGCADIYGRVGSLLEVGTGFHPELTGRENIYLNGAILGMKRADIVRKFDEIVAFAEIEKFVDTPVKHYSSGMYLRLAFAVAAHLEPEILLVDEVLAVGDAAFQKKCLGKMGEVAREGRTVLFVSHNMAAIEALCPITFLVDHGTIVASGATAAVITKYMDITSSLSITETLENRVDRQGDGSIRVTSISIEDTEGKTIHCASRLRIRLSYKSDKPIYRASILIGIYDLRNTGIYLLDSDAVGGLPEAMPQTGTLVCTTAPINLTPGRCYVNVAISKGPIWADYVQYAAFFDVESEAFFASGKVPPRSWVTCLLRYEWILDDKGSINAPNQN; this is encoded by the coding sequence ATGAGTGATGTTGCAATTCGAGTAGACAAACTAGGCAAACAGTACCGCATTGGGAAATCCCAGGCGGGTTATCAGACGTTTCGCGAATCCATCAGCGGAGCACTTGTCGCACCTTTGCGGCGTTTGCAGCGCATTGGTAAACCTAACACACAGCCCGAGACGATCTGGGCATTGAAAGACGTTTCGTTCGAGATAAAGCGTGGTGAAGTAGTCGGTATCATTGGTCGTAATGGTGCAGGAAAGAGCACACTGTTAAAGATTCTTTCTCGCGTCACGGAACCTACTGAGGGTTGTGCTGATATCTATGGTCGCGTGGGTTCGCTCCTGGAGGTTGGCACCGGCTTTCATCCGGAACTAACAGGGCGCGAGAATATTTATTTGAACGGCGCTATTCTGGGGATGAAACGCGCAGATATTGTGCGCAAGTTCGATGAGATTGTGGCGTTTGCTGAGATTGAAAAGTTTGTTGATACGCCGGTAAAACACTATTCAAGTGGGATGTATTTGCGTCTGGCTTTTGCTGTGGCTGCTCATCTTGAGCCAGAAATACTTCTGGTGGATGAGGTATTAGCAGTCGGAGATGCGGCTTTCCAGAAAAAGTGTTTGGGCAAAATGGGCGAAGTAGCGCGAGAAGGACGCACGGTACTATTTGTCAGCCACAACATGGCTGCGATTGAAGCGTTGTGTCCTATCACCTTTCTTGTTGATCACGGTACTATTGTTGCGTCCGGGGCGACAGCAGCAGTGATTACGAAGTATATGGATATTACCAGTTCGCTCAGCATAACTGAAACCTTAGAAAACCGTGTGGACCGACAAGGAGATGGGAGTATTCGTGTTACTTCGATATCTATTGAAGATACTGAGGGGAAAACAATTCATTGTGCCAGCAGGTTGCGAATTAGACTCTCTTACAAAAGCGACAAGCCAATCTATCGAGCTAGTATTCTCATTGGAATTTATGATCTTCGCAATACTGGCATCTATTTGTTGGATTCTGATGCTGTCGGCGGACTTCCAGAGGCAATGCCTCAAACAGGGACTTTAGTTTGTACCACTGCCCCCATCAACCTTACACCCGGGCGTTGCTATGTGAATGTAGCCATCTCCAAAGGTCCCATTTGGGCTGATTATGTTCAATATGCCGCGTTCTTCGATGTTGAATCGGAGGCTTTTTTTGCATCAGGAAAAGTTCCACCAAGAAGTTGGGTTACATGCTTACTTCGATATGAATGGATTCTGGATGACAAAGGGAGTATAAATGCACCAAATCAAAATTGA
- a CDS encoding CatB-related O-acetyltransferase has product MKSQLLSLDPGHQVSVFDWFHVLLEEISERSRQLKSRQRLGKLFPDVTFCGDGYADSSCVFEDHVTVHAGSRLINSSIGRYSYIAPNCRVKWARIGKFCSIGPGVHVGLGRHPSRGFVSCHPAFYATHNAARVSFVTENVFEEFVDTHVGSDVWIGMGALVLDGVRIGNGAIIGARAVVTRDVAPFAVVGGVPAKLIRFRFSEEQIAFLNDLHWWDKDVDWIREHAPLFRDINQLSQNLGYQPENTL; this is encoded by the coding sequence ATGAAATCTCAATTATTAAGTTTAGACCCCGGTCATCAAGTTTCTGTATTTGATTGGTTTCATGTACTGTTGGAAGAAATATCTGAACGCAGTCGTCAACTGAAGAGCAGGCAAAGACTAGGGAAACTATTCCCAGATGTTACCTTTTGCGGTGATGGATATGCTGATTCTAGTTGCGTGTTTGAAGATCATGTAACCGTTCACGCAGGCAGCCGGCTAATCAACTCTTCGATAGGACGATATTCATACATTGCACCTAATTGTCGTGTGAAATGGGCGCGTATTGGTAAGTTTTGCTCGATTGGTCCTGGTGTGCATGTGGGGTTGGGACGTCATCCATCTCGGGGATTCGTTTCCTGCCATCCGGCATTTTATGCAACGCACAATGCAGCAAGGGTGAGTTTCGTGACTGAAAATGTGTTCGAGGAGTTTGTTGATACACACGTGGGCAGTGACGTATGGATCGGGATGGGAGCATTAGTTTTGGATGGCGTCCGTATTGGAAACGGTGCGATCATCGGCGCGCGAGCCGTAGTTACAAGAGATGTGGCTCCCTTTGCTGTTGTCGGCGGCGTGCCTGCCAAGCTAATCCGATTCCGCTTTTCAGAAGAGCAGATCGCGTTTCTCAACGATCTGCACTGGTGGGATAAGGATGTGGATTGGATTCGGGAACATGCTCCGCTCTTTCGGGATATCAATCAGTTGTCCCAGAATCTCGGTTATCAGCCAGAGAACACGCTGTAA